In Glycine max cultivar Williams 82 chromosome 7, Glycine_max_v4.0, whole genome shotgun sequence, a single window of DNA contains:
- the LOC100820077 gene encoding plectin isoform X2 — protein MTEEQVVNVRGEESDSGNDHGSVKANGVAHGVGGDSDLAADNNGAASSGKNCNDAVSNGTAEEGTETATVDVVSREDELKSADSQNGMGSVQNGVVDNDDKSANAVAEELVTDHEEYVVVGDSDVQNGDDVTANGVEECEMLDGAEASGDENGVVVEGEEDVCQSDREFECVDVHDDVTATTDENGGNGNDVQGRSESVSDKDVNKRGESENVVSADVSDEKDIVTDGDHDVEEVVEKNEVPVVVDGGSASTDVKECEPEDAQNSLEKGQVESVSGLAEPVLEPSECTEENEIAVEGEPGSKLERSEEEAGSEIVPEGEILTALSCTDVSDIAVESDGEPSVDVCVMKSNAVESDVDVHELKNSAVDSESEPSNGAVQSEIVSEMKNNTEEREAEPSNGAVDCEAELPNGAVESEAEPSTSAVESEAEPSNGVVERETKPSSGAVERETEPSNGAVESVAEPSNGAIDSEAEPSNGTVEREAAPSNGAVEREAAPSNGVVEREAVPSNGAVESEVEPSNGAVDSEAESSNVAVESEAESSNVAVESEAESSNGAVESVAEPSNDAVESGAEPSQGAVESEAEPSNGAVESEADPSNGVAESENEPSVDVCETKNDAVNSEAETSSGGLQSEKEASVVSEMKNNAVESEAEHSKGAVECEAQPFVDVSQKKTDTIEGEAELSVKGGLSVEGEGSNQGDEDSRPASDALDGQNVGAEVVEKPFYYLIRVPRYDDDGNMKEKIRNALHQVEEKSKIRDAIRAESQTIKASCKDFDQEFRAAIAAHRAARDLLKSKRQEMDSVQSTMNRLNNAISVGDIDGKIRSMEHMIEHETLPLNKEKQLIREIKQLKQNREELSSNMKRQDQSQQSLENKDDNIEEHFKLLKKEMEVLRNNVLKSDAETKAAKKKYNDECDKLNELLARFRAADDTRQEAYAKLLALKKQLHEKSKNFWEYRDAATKAQELAAGGKKEELQCFCVDEVERIMELWNKNDEFRRDYVRCNTRSTLRRLQTLDGRSLGPDEEPLVMPNAITERASKNIPMVSNTTMEQEKKSPRESVNVKDEPDSKVVAQRTETSQTTKAKKPTKPAPLEKHVARWGDESDEDEDKDKNEEEPVRTKEEEELILKAEKARKEEEEAKLKEKRRLEEIEKAKEALQRKKRNAEKAQQRAALKAQKEAELKEKEREKRAKKKERRKTSSAVTAENTEQESAHTTETLTSVEESDLTEKPAEVTKKPQKPSQFTRQTKVKSVPAALRNRAKRRIQPWMWVLIAVVVVVALFYVGNSSSLRSSLEGFGY, from the exons ATGACGGAGGAGCAGGTGGTGAATGTGCGCGGCGAAGAAAGCGATTCCGGCAACGATCACGGCAGCGTCAAAGCCAATGGAGTTGCTCACGGTGTCGGTGGCGATTCGGATCTCGCCGCCGACAACAACGGTGCCGCGTCGTCGGGGAAAAATTGTAACGATGCAGTGTCTAACGGTACGGCAGAGGAAGGCACCGAAACGGCGACAGTTGACGTCGTTTCGCGGGAGGATGAATTAAAAAGTGCGGATAGTCAAAACGGCATGGGATCCGTTCAAAACGGCGTCGTGGATAATGATGATAAGAGTGCTAATGCTGTTGCAGAGGAGTTGGTTACGGATCACGAGGAGTACGTTGTTGTCGGTGATTCGGATGTTCAGAACGGTGATGATGTGACTGCTAACGGAGTTGAGGAGTGTGAAATGCTGGACGGTGCGGAGGCTTCAGGAGACGAAAACGGTGTCGTTGTGGAGGGAGAAGAAGATGTGTGTCAAAGTGATCGCGAGTTCGAATGTGTTGATGTTCACGATGATGTAACTGCTACTACTGATGAGAACGGTGGAAATGGAAATGACGTTCAG GGAAGAAGTGAGTCTGTCTCTGAtaaagatgtcaataaaagaggGGAAAGTGAGAATGTTGTTAGTGCAGATGTTTCAGATGAGAAGGACATTGTAACGGATGGTGATCATGATGTGGAAGAAGTCGTTGAGAAGAATGAGGTTCCTGTTGTTGTTGATGGTGGCTCAGCTTCTACAGATGTGAAGGAGTGTGAACCTGAAGATGCTCAAAACAGTTTAGAGAAGGGGCAGGTTGAGTCTGTCTCTGGTTTGGCGGAGCCAGTGCTGGAGCCAAGTGAATGCACTGAGGAGAATGAGATTGCTGTTGAAGGTGAACCAGGAAGTAAGCTGGAGAGGTCTGAGGAGGAAGCAGGAAGTGAAATAGTTCCTGAAGGAGAAATTTTAACAGCCTTAAGCTGCACAGATGTGTCTGACATTGCAGTGGAGAGTGATGGTGAACCTTCTGTTGATGTTTGTGTGATGAAAAGCAATGCAGTTGAAAGTGATGTTGATGTGCATGAGTTGAAAAATAGTGCAGTAGATAGTGAATCTGAACCTTCAAATGGTGCAGTTCAGAGTGAAATTGTGTCTGAGATGAAAAACAATACAGAGGAGAGGGAAGCTGAACCTTCAAATGGTGCAGTTGATTGTGAAGCTGAACTTCCAAATGGTGCAGTGGAAAGTGAAGCTGAACCTTCAACTAGTGCTGTCGAGAGTGAAGCTGAGCCTTCAAATGGTGTAGTTGAGAGGGAAACTAAACCTTCAAGTGGTGCAGTTGAGAGGGAAACTGAACCTTCAAATGGTGCAGTGGAGAGTGTAGCTGAGCCTTCAAATGGTGCAATTGATAGTGAAGCTGAACCTTCAAACGGTACTGTGGAGAGGGAAGCTGCACCTTCAAATGGTGCAGTTGAGAGGGAAGCTGCACCTTCAAATGGTGTAGTTGAGAGGGAAGCTGTACCTTCGAATGGTGCAGTGGAGAGTGAAGTTGAACCTTCAAATGGTGCAGTGGATAGTGAAGCTGAATCTTCTAATGTTGCAGTGGAGAGTGAAGCTGAATCTTCCAATGTTGCAGTGGAGAGTGAAGCTGAATCTTCCAATGGTGCAGTTGAGAGTGTGGCTGAGCCTTCAAATGATGCAGTGGAGAGTGGAGCTGAACCTTCACAAGGTGCAGTGGAGAGTGAAGCTGAACCTTCAAATGGTGCAGTGGAGAGTGAAGCTGATCCTTCAAATGGTGTAGCTGAGAGTGAAAATGAACCTTCTGTGGATGTGTGTGAGACAAAAAACGATGCAGTGAATAGTGAAGCTGAAACTTCAAGCGGTGGACTGCAGAGTGAAAAAGAGGCTTCTGTTGTGTCTGAGATGAAAAACAATGCAGTGGAGAGTGAAGCTGAACACTCAAAGGGTGCAGTGGAGTGTGAAGCTCAACCTTTTGTTGATGTGTCTCAGAAGAAAACTGACACAATTGAGGGTGAAGCTGAACTTTCAGTGAAAGGTGGGCTTTCTGTTGAAGGTGAAGGTAGCAATCaaggagatgaagattcaaGACCTGCATCGGATGCTTTGGATGGACAGAATGTGGGTGCAGAGGTAGTGGAAAAGCCATTCTACTATTTGATCAGGGTTCCCAGATATGATGATGATGGAAACATGAAAGAGAAGATAAGAAATGCTCTTCACCAAGTAGAGGAGAAGTCTAAAATTCGAGATGCTATTCGAGCTGAAAGCCAGACTATAAAG GCCAGTTGTAAGGATTTCGACCAAGAGTTTAGGGCTGCAATTGCAGCTCATAGAGCTGCTCGGGACTTGCTCAAGTCCAAACGCCAGGAAATGGATTCAGTTCAATCCAcaatgaacagattaaacaatgCAATTTCTGTTGGGGATATAGATGGCAAG ATAAGAAGCATGGAACACATGATCGAGCATGAAACTTTACCTCTAAATAAAGAAAAGCAATTGATACGCGAGATCAAACAATTGAAGCAGAATCGTGAGGAGTTGTCTTCTAATATGAAAAGGCAAGATCAATCACAACAATCTCTAGAGAACAAGGATGACAATATTGAAGAGCACTTTAAG CTTTTGAAGAAGGAAATGGAAGTGCTTAGAAATAATGTTCTGAAGTCAGATGCAGAAACGAAAGCCGCAAAGAAGAAATATAATGATGAATGTGATAAGCTGAATGAGTTGCTCGCTCGATTTAGGGCTGCTGATGACACTCGTCAAGAGGCATATGCTAAGTTACTGGCTTTGAAAAAACAATTGCATGAGAAG AGCAAAAATTTCTGGGAATACAGAGATGCTGCAACTAAAGCACAGGAACTAGCAGCAGGAGGGAAAAAAGAGGAGCTGCAATGCTTCTGTGTTGATGAG GTTGAGAGAATCATGGAGCTATGGAACAAAAATGATGAGTTCAGAAGGGACTATGTCCGATGCAACACTAGGAGTACGCTGAGGCGACTGCAAACCCTGGATGGCCGATCACTTGGTCCTGATGAAGAGCCTCTTGTAATGCCTAATGCAATAACTGAAAGGGCTTCCAAAAATATTCCCATGGTCTCGAACACAACTATGGAACAAGAAAAGAAATCTCCAAGAGAATCTGTTAATGTAAAGGATGAACCTGATTCGAAGGTTGTGGCACAAAGAACTGAAACAAGTCAGACAACTAAAGCTAAAAAGCCTACCAAGCCTGCTCCCTTAGAGAAGCATGTGGCTCGTTGGGGTGATGAgtctgatgaagatgaagataaagataaaaatgaagaagaacCTGTGAGAACAAAGGAGGAAGAGGAGCTGATACTGAAGGCTgagaaggcaaggaaggaggaagaggaggcaAAGTTGAAGGAAAAGCGGAGGCTAGAGGAGATTGAAAAAGCTAAGGAGGCACTGCAGAGAAAAAAGCGTAATGCAGAGAAGGCCCAACAAAGGGCTGCCTTAAAGGCACAAAAAGAAGCTGAACTGAAAGAGAAG gaaagggagaagagagcaaagaagaaggaaagaagaaagacATCTTCTGCTGTCACTGCTGAGAATACAGAACAAGAATCTGCTCATACCACAGAAACTCTAACAAGTGTGGAAGAAAGTGACCTGACTGAGAAACCAGCTGAGGTAACAAAAAAGCCACAGAAACCATCTCAATTCACAAGGCAGACCAAGGTAAAATCTGTACCTGCAGCTCTTCGCAACCGGGCTAAGAGAAGAATTCAACCATGGATGTGGGTTCTAATTGCAGTTGTGGTTGTTGTTGCCTTGTTTTATGTGGGCAATAGCAGCTCTTTGAGATCTTCGCTTGAAGGCTTTGGTTACTGA
- the LOC100820077 gene encoding plectin isoform X1 → MTEEQVVNVRGEESDSGNDHGSVKANGVAHGVGGDSDLAADNNGAASSGKNCNDAVSNGTAEEGTETATVDVVSREDELKSADSQNGMGSVQNGVVDNDDKSANAVAEELVTDHEEYVVVGDSDVQNGDDVTANGVEECEMLDGAEASGDENGVVVEGEEDVCQSDREFECVDVHDDVTATTDENGGNGNDVQGRSESVSDKDVNKRGESENVVSADVSDEKDIVTDGDHDVEEVVEKNEVPVVVDGGSASTDVKECEPEDAQNSLEKGQVESVSGLAEPVLEPSECTEENEIAVEGEPGSKLERSEEEAGSEIVPEGEILTALSCTDVSDIAVESDGEPSVDVCVMKSNAVESDVDVHELKNSAVDSESEPSNGAVQSEIVSEMKNNTEEREAEPSNGAVDCEAELPNGAVESEAEPSTSAVESEAEPSNGVVERETKPSSGAVERETEPSNGAVESVAEPSNGAIDSEAEPSNGTVEREAAPSNGAVEREAAPSNGVVEREAVPSNGAVESEVEPSNGAVDSEAESSNVAVESEAESSNVAVESEAESSNGAVESVAEPSNDAVESGAEPSQGAVESEAEPSNGAVESEADPSNGVAESENEPSVDVCETKNDAVNSEAETSSGGLQSEKEASVVSEMKNNAVESEAEHSKGAVECEAQPFVDVSQKKTDTIEGEAELSVKGGLSVEGEGSNQGDEDSRPASDALDGQNVGAEVVEKPFYYLIRVPRYDDDGNMKEKIRNALHQVEEKSKIRDAIRAESQTIKASCKDFDQEFRAAIAAHRAARDLLKSKRQEMDSVQSTMNRLNNAISVGDIDGKIRSMEHMIEHETLPLNKEKQLIREIKQLKQNREELSSNMKRQDQSQQSLENKDDNIEEHFKHLQLLKKEMEVLRNNVLKSDAETKAAKKKYNDECDKLNELLARFRAADDTRQEAYAKLLALKKQLHEKSKNFWEYRDAATKAQELAAGGKKEELQCFCVDEVERIMELWNKNDEFRRDYVRCNTRSTLRRLQTLDGRSLGPDEEPLVMPNAITERASKNIPMVSNTTMEQEKKSPRESVNVKDEPDSKVVAQRTETSQTTKAKKPTKPAPLEKHVARWGDESDEDEDKDKNEEEPVRTKEEEELILKAEKARKEEEEAKLKEKRRLEEIEKAKEALQRKKRNAEKAQQRAALKAQKEAELKEKEREKRAKKKERRKTSSAVTAENTEQESAHTTETLTSVEESDLTEKPAEVTKKPQKPSQFTRQTKVKSVPAALRNRAKRRIQPWMWVLIAVVVVVALFYVGNSSSLRSSLEGFGY, encoded by the exons ATGACGGAGGAGCAGGTGGTGAATGTGCGCGGCGAAGAAAGCGATTCCGGCAACGATCACGGCAGCGTCAAAGCCAATGGAGTTGCTCACGGTGTCGGTGGCGATTCGGATCTCGCCGCCGACAACAACGGTGCCGCGTCGTCGGGGAAAAATTGTAACGATGCAGTGTCTAACGGTACGGCAGAGGAAGGCACCGAAACGGCGACAGTTGACGTCGTTTCGCGGGAGGATGAATTAAAAAGTGCGGATAGTCAAAACGGCATGGGATCCGTTCAAAACGGCGTCGTGGATAATGATGATAAGAGTGCTAATGCTGTTGCAGAGGAGTTGGTTACGGATCACGAGGAGTACGTTGTTGTCGGTGATTCGGATGTTCAGAACGGTGATGATGTGACTGCTAACGGAGTTGAGGAGTGTGAAATGCTGGACGGTGCGGAGGCTTCAGGAGACGAAAACGGTGTCGTTGTGGAGGGAGAAGAAGATGTGTGTCAAAGTGATCGCGAGTTCGAATGTGTTGATGTTCACGATGATGTAACTGCTACTACTGATGAGAACGGTGGAAATGGAAATGACGTTCAG GGAAGAAGTGAGTCTGTCTCTGAtaaagatgtcaataaaagaggGGAAAGTGAGAATGTTGTTAGTGCAGATGTTTCAGATGAGAAGGACATTGTAACGGATGGTGATCATGATGTGGAAGAAGTCGTTGAGAAGAATGAGGTTCCTGTTGTTGTTGATGGTGGCTCAGCTTCTACAGATGTGAAGGAGTGTGAACCTGAAGATGCTCAAAACAGTTTAGAGAAGGGGCAGGTTGAGTCTGTCTCTGGTTTGGCGGAGCCAGTGCTGGAGCCAAGTGAATGCACTGAGGAGAATGAGATTGCTGTTGAAGGTGAACCAGGAAGTAAGCTGGAGAGGTCTGAGGAGGAAGCAGGAAGTGAAATAGTTCCTGAAGGAGAAATTTTAACAGCCTTAAGCTGCACAGATGTGTCTGACATTGCAGTGGAGAGTGATGGTGAACCTTCTGTTGATGTTTGTGTGATGAAAAGCAATGCAGTTGAAAGTGATGTTGATGTGCATGAGTTGAAAAATAGTGCAGTAGATAGTGAATCTGAACCTTCAAATGGTGCAGTTCAGAGTGAAATTGTGTCTGAGATGAAAAACAATACAGAGGAGAGGGAAGCTGAACCTTCAAATGGTGCAGTTGATTGTGAAGCTGAACTTCCAAATGGTGCAGTGGAAAGTGAAGCTGAACCTTCAACTAGTGCTGTCGAGAGTGAAGCTGAGCCTTCAAATGGTGTAGTTGAGAGGGAAACTAAACCTTCAAGTGGTGCAGTTGAGAGGGAAACTGAACCTTCAAATGGTGCAGTGGAGAGTGTAGCTGAGCCTTCAAATGGTGCAATTGATAGTGAAGCTGAACCTTCAAACGGTACTGTGGAGAGGGAAGCTGCACCTTCAAATGGTGCAGTTGAGAGGGAAGCTGCACCTTCAAATGGTGTAGTTGAGAGGGAAGCTGTACCTTCGAATGGTGCAGTGGAGAGTGAAGTTGAACCTTCAAATGGTGCAGTGGATAGTGAAGCTGAATCTTCTAATGTTGCAGTGGAGAGTGAAGCTGAATCTTCCAATGTTGCAGTGGAGAGTGAAGCTGAATCTTCCAATGGTGCAGTTGAGAGTGTGGCTGAGCCTTCAAATGATGCAGTGGAGAGTGGAGCTGAACCTTCACAAGGTGCAGTGGAGAGTGAAGCTGAACCTTCAAATGGTGCAGTGGAGAGTGAAGCTGATCCTTCAAATGGTGTAGCTGAGAGTGAAAATGAACCTTCTGTGGATGTGTGTGAGACAAAAAACGATGCAGTGAATAGTGAAGCTGAAACTTCAAGCGGTGGACTGCAGAGTGAAAAAGAGGCTTCTGTTGTGTCTGAGATGAAAAACAATGCAGTGGAGAGTGAAGCTGAACACTCAAAGGGTGCAGTGGAGTGTGAAGCTCAACCTTTTGTTGATGTGTCTCAGAAGAAAACTGACACAATTGAGGGTGAAGCTGAACTTTCAGTGAAAGGTGGGCTTTCTGTTGAAGGTGAAGGTAGCAATCaaggagatgaagattcaaGACCTGCATCGGATGCTTTGGATGGACAGAATGTGGGTGCAGAGGTAGTGGAAAAGCCATTCTACTATTTGATCAGGGTTCCCAGATATGATGATGATGGAAACATGAAAGAGAAGATAAGAAATGCTCTTCACCAAGTAGAGGAGAAGTCTAAAATTCGAGATGCTATTCGAGCTGAAAGCCAGACTATAAAG GCCAGTTGTAAGGATTTCGACCAAGAGTTTAGGGCTGCAATTGCAGCTCATAGAGCTGCTCGGGACTTGCTCAAGTCCAAACGCCAGGAAATGGATTCAGTTCAATCCAcaatgaacagattaaacaatgCAATTTCTGTTGGGGATATAGATGGCAAG ATAAGAAGCATGGAACACATGATCGAGCATGAAACTTTACCTCTAAATAAAGAAAAGCAATTGATACGCGAGATCAAACAATTGAAGCAGAATCGTGAGGAGTTGTCTTCTAATATGAAAAGGCAAGATCAATCACAACAATCTCTAGAGAACAAGGATGACAATATTGAAGAGCACTTTAAG CATTTACAGCTTTTGAAGAAGGAAATGGAAGTGCTTAGAAATAATGTTCTGAAGTCAGATGCAGAAACGAAAGCCGCAAAGAAGAAATATAATGATGAATGTGATAAGCTGAATGAGTTGCTCGCTCGATTTAGGGCTGCTGATGACACTCGTCAAGAGGCATATGCTAAGTTACTGGCTTTGAAAAAACAATTGCATGAGAAG AGCAAAAATTTCTGGGAATACAGAGATGCTGCAACTAAAGCACAGGAACTAGCAGCAGGAGGGAAAAAAGAGGAGCTGCAATGCTTCTGTGTTGATGAG GTTGAGAGAATCATGGAGCTATGGAACAAAAATGATGAGTTCAGAAGGGACTATGTCCGATGCAACACTAGGAGTACGCTGAGGCGACTGCAAACCCTGGATGGCCGATCACTTGGTCCTGATGAAGAGCCTCTTGTAATGCCTAATGCAATAACTGAAAGGGCTTCCAAAAATATTCCCATGGTCTCGAACACAACTATGGAACAAGAAAAGAAATCTCCAAGAGAATCTGTTAATGTAAAGGATGAACCTGATTCGAAGGTTGTGGCACAAAGAACTGAAACAAGTCAGACAACTAAAGCTAAAAAGCCTACCAAGCCTGCTCCCTTAGAGAAGCATGTGGCTCGTTGGGGTGATGAgtctgatgaagatgaagataaagataaaaatgaagaagaacCTGTGAGAACAAAGGAGGAAGAGGAGCTGATACTGAAGGCTgagaaggcaaggaaggaggaagaggaggcaAAGTTGAAGGAAAAGCGGAGGCTAGAGGAGATTGAAAAAGCTAAGGAGGCACTGCAGAGAAAAAAGCGTAATGCAGAGAAGGCCCAACAAAGGGCTGCCTTAAAGGCACAAAAAGAAGCTGAACTGAAAGAGAAG gaaagggagaagagagcaaagaagaaggaaagaagaaagacATCTTCTGCTGTCACTGCTGAGAATACAGAACAAGAATCTGCTCATACCACAGAAACTCTAACAAGTGTGGAAGAAAGTGACCTGACTGAGAAACCAGCTGAGGTAACAAAAAAGCCACAGAAACCATCTCAATTCACAAGGCAGACCAAGGTAAAATCTGTACCTGCAGCTCTTCGCAACCGGGCTAAGAGAAGAATTCAACCATGGATGTGGGTTCTAATTGCAGTTGTGGTTGTTGTTGCCTTGTTTTATGTGGGCAATAGCAGCTCTTTGAGATCTTCGCTTGAAGGCTTTGGTTACTGA